The following are from one region of the Planctomycetota bacterium genome:
- a CDS encoding four helix bundle protein: MTEEEMRMRAKHFALRRIRLVGALPRNILGKAIGAQLIRSGTSVGANYRAACKARSKAEFIARLGIVEEETDESAYWMELIIEGNVMKAERVSPLLKEATELTAIMAASRKSASSRH, translated from the coding sequence ATGACAGAGGAAGAAATGAGGATGCGAGCGAAGCATTTCGCCTTGCGGCGCATCCGCCTCGTTGGCGCGTTACCGAGGAACATTCTGGGTAAGGCGATTGGCGCCCAACTTATCCGCTCTGGGACATCGGTGGGGGCGAACTATCGGGCGGCGTGCAAGGCCCGCTCGAAGGCCGAGTTCATCGCCCGTCTGGGCATCGTGGAGGAAGAAACTGACGAAAGCGCTTATTGGATGGAGCTGATCATCGAAGGCAACGTGATGAAGGCCGAGCGGGTGAGCCCCTTGCTCAAGGAGGCCACCGAACTCACCGCCATCATGGCCGCATCACGCAAGTCGGCATCAAGCCGCCACTGA
- the lexA gene encoding transcriptional repressor LexA, with product MAKTLTAKQRAILEFIRGETARRGLPPTIREIGARFGLRSTGSVRDYLRALERKGHIGRRRHLSRGIVLAAPVWRAPRLQAPASRPAIPLVGDIAAGTPQLAIENSADSLALDPALFGGGELFALRVRGDSMRDAGIYEGDHVIVRRQATADNGDIVVALLDDEATVKRFFHEGRRVRLQPENPAFRPLFLTPRQAELQLLGKVVGVLRKL from the coding sequence ATGGCCAAAACCCTCACGGCGAAGCAGCGGGCGATCCTCGAATTCATCCGCGGCGAGACCGCCCGGCGTGGCCTCCCGCCCACCATTCGCGAGATCGGCGCACGCTTCGGCCTCCGCTCCACAGGCTCCGTGCGCGACTATCTGCGCGCCCTCGAGCGCAAAGGCCACATTGGCCGCCGTCGCCACCTCTCGCGTGGCATCGTGCTCGCCGCCCCGGTCTGGCGCGCGCCGCGGCTCCAAGCCCCCGCGTCGCGCCCCGCCATTCCCCTCGTCGGCGACATCGCCGCCGGCACGCCTCAGCTCGCCATCGAGAACTCCGCGGATTCTCTCGCGCTCGACCCTGCCCTCTTTGGCGGCGGCGAGCTGTTCGCACTCCGCGTGCGGGGCGACAGCATGCGCGACGCCGGCATCTACGAAGGCGACCACGTCATCGTCCGCCGCCAAGCCACCGCCGACAACGGCGATATCGTCGTCGCCCTGCTCGACGACGAAGCCACCGTCAAGCGCTTCTTCCACGAAGGCCGCCGCGTAAGGCTCCAGCCCGAGAATCCGGCCTTCAGGCCCCTGTTCCTCACCCCCAGGCAGGCCGAATTGCAGCTCCTCGGCAAAGTCGTCGGGGTGCTGAGAAAGCTCTGA